In Oscarella lobularis chromosome 18, ooOscLobu1.1, whole genome shotgun sequence, the following proteins share a genomic window:
- the LOC136197665 gene encoding uncharacterized protein — translation MQARSIRKSLLLWAFVVPAVAVALIYPNFPANFSSTITSTEEGLTLSEVYVSRWVDAKGKHQYKAFINQTGQYIADGMYVLMTDPPGALPGSLPYKGRLSIQLGKRCQYTGRNTFLTGYPVGFAEMMGFASDDYTCVGYYVCPGMKYLGSKKFWSYAVDVWYTKMQTVVSAQPDNVTVLAHSETGIPVWAEHYHPGKSGTFNPTEDLITEMDLTPGEPRIDIDSLLPKNWMKNCTNLDVGTGSNTDREFFYTTPDSSDNMTFFLTYPPAWDNVTVSFSLCGGYCDCGDSCFDVVPQKLTFTQQNYNKPQILKFVYKKDGCSNVCYSCAGGSYDGYYDSTFVTVHSCCNGTAGKSCSS, via the exons ATGCAAGCACGTTCAATTCGCAAAAGCCTTCTTCTTTGGGCCTTTGTTGTTCCGGCAGTAGCCGTGGCCTTGATCTACCCAAACTTCCCGGCGAACTTCTCGAGCACCATCACATCGACCGAAGAAGGCCTTACTCTTTCAGAAGTCTACGTCTCGAGGTGGGTCGATGCCAAGGGCAAGCACCAGTACAAAGCCTTCATCAATCAAACGGGGCAGTATATCG CTGACGGTATGTACGTGCTCATGACAGATCCTCCAGGCGCCCTTCCAGGAAGTCTTCCCTACAAGGGAAGACTCAGCATTCAGCTCGGTAAACGTTGCCAATACACAGGCAGAAACACATTCTTAACCGGCTATCCGGTTGGCTTTGCTGAAATGATGGGATTTGCCTCCGATGACTACACGTGCGTTGGATATTACGTGTGTCCAGGCATGAAGTATCTGGGCTCAAAGAAATTCTGGTCGTACGCTGTCGACGTGTGGTACACCAAAATGCAGACAGTCGTGTCCGCCCAACCGGATAACGTGACCGTCTTGGCCCACTCCGAGACAGGTATACCTGTCTGGGCGGAGCACTACCATCCCGGCAAATCGGGCACGTTTAATCCTACCGAGGATCTCATCACGGAAATGGATCTCACTCCGGGCGAGCCTCGGATTGACATCGATTCTCTGCTGCCTAAAAATTGGATGAAGAACTGTACAAATTTAGACGTTGGAACAGGCAGCAACACAGACCGCGAATTCTTCTATACAACGCCCGACAGTAGTGACAACATGACCTTCTTCCTGACTTATCCTCCAGCTTGGGACAACGTCACCGTTTCATTCTCGCTCTGTGGCGGATATTGCGACTGCGGCGACAGctgttttgacgtcgttcctCAAAAATTGACTTTTACTCAGCAGAATTACAATAAGCCACAGATTCTGAAGTTTGTCTACAAAAAGGACGGGTGCAGTAATGTCTGCTATTCGTGCGCCGGGGGCTCGTACGATGGTTACTATGACAGTACGTTCGTTACCGTTCACAGTTGTTGCAACGGTACAGCTGGGAAGTCTTGCTCTAGTTAG